Proteins found in one Halobaculum sp. MBLA0147 genomic segment:
- a CDS encoding TOBE domain-containing protein, producing the protein MSEETASDGARAPTAATVSVGLSVGETTFATADAALLRAIDDGGSVRAAATTLGRSRARALDRLETLEAAFGALVERRRGGADGGGSRLTAGARELLDRFDRLQAALAGTARNTESVVRGRVTRREGELAVVETSLGAVRAVAVDDPDPGEAVTVSVGADAVTLHDPDGAPTPDTTSARNRFDGDVRSIDRGDAVVTVSVAVGEETVTALVTAESADRLGLADGDPVTVSFKTTATRAVPTASE; encoded by the coding sequence GTGAGCGAGGAGACGGCGTCCGACGGCGCACGAGCCCCGACGGCAGCGACGGTGTCGGTCGGACTGAGCGTCGGGGAGACGACGTTCGCGACCGCCGACGCCGCCCTACTGCGCGCGATCGACGACGGCGGCTCCGTCCGGGCGGCGGCGACGACGCTCGGGCGATCGCGGGCACGAGCGCTGGATCGCCTGGAGACACTGGAGGCCGCGTTCGGGGCGCTCGTTGAACGACGACGCGGCGGCGCCGACGGTGGGGGGAGTCGGTTGACGGCCGGCGCGCGCGAGCTCTTGGACCGGTTCGACCGACTCCAGGCTGCGCTCGCCGGCACGGCACGCAACACCGAGTCCGTGGTCCGTGGTCGCGTCACCCGACGCGAGGGGGAACTCGCCGTGGTGGAGACGAGCCTCGGCGCGGTCCGCGCGGTGGCGGTCGACGATCCAGACCCGGGAGAAGCCGTCACCGTGAGCGTCGGGGCCGACGCAGTGACACTCCACGACCCCGACGGTGCGCCGACGCCCGACACCACGAGCGCACGCAACCGGTTCGACGGGGACGTCCGGTCGATCGACCGGGGCGACGCGGTGGTCACCGTCTCCGTGGCAGTCGGCGAGGAGACGGTGACGGCACTCGTGACGGCCGAGAGCGCAGACAGACTCGGCCTGGCCGACGGCGATCCGGTCACGGTCTCGTTCAAGACGACCGCGACGCGTGCGGTCCCGACCGCGTCGGAGTGA